TGCAATACATCGGCATCTCCGAGGAGAACGTGCGCGAGTTCCATGAAGCGCGCGAACTGCTTGCCGCAGGTCAACCCATTCCTCTGCATGAGGAGGGGGATGCTGCCGAGTACGCACCCCAGATCATCCACTCGATTCTCACCGGCATCACGCGTGAGATCCACGTGAACGTGCCCAACCGCGGTCTTATCGACAACCTGCCGGAGGAAGCCGTGGTCGAGGTCCCGGCCTCGGTCGACGCTGACGGCGTGCATCCGATCGCGTGGGGCTCGATCCCCGCGGCGGGCGCGGCCCTGAACCGCACGTATCTCTCCGTTGCCGAACTCACCATTCGCGGCGCGCGCGAGGGAGATCCGGAGATGGTGCGTCGCGCCGTGCTCACCGATCCGAATGCGAGCTCGACGCTGACACCGGCGCAGATCTGGAAGCTGTGCGACGAGCTCACCGCCGCGCATGCCGGCCTGCTGCCGCGTGACCTCGGCGGGACGCTCCAGACCGCCTGATTACGCTCGCGTTCCCGACCTGCGGGCAATGATCTGATCAAGAAAAATGACTGCTTTACGCATATTTCTTTACAAGTGATCATTCTCAGACCAAATTAGCGACTACCTGGGCACCGCATCGACTCCGCGCCCCATCCGAGAGGACGTCATGACACACCGCAGCAGCATGGTTCGTACGGCCATCGCGATCACCGCGATCGGCGCACTTTTCTCACTGGCCGGATGCTCCGGTTCCCAGGGGGCCACCGAGCTCGATCCCGAGGCCGATGTCACGATCACATGGTGGACGGGCCAGAGCGACGAGGCGCAGAAGCTCCTGGAAGGCATGGCAGGCGAGTTCGAAGAACTCCACCCCAATGTCACGATCGATATTTCGCCGGGAGCATCGTCCACAGAAGAACTCCTGCAGAAGCTCTCCGCAGGTTTTGCGGGCAGCAGCTACCCGAACATCTCGTACGCGTTCGGAGCCTGGGCCAGCGAGTTGGAGTCCTCCCAGCGCACGCTCGACATCACTGAGCAGGTCGCCGACCCTGAGGTGGCATGGGACGAGTTCTCCGAAGCGGCGCGCGCCACTGTCCAGCCCACAGGCGAGGCCATCATCGGCTTCCCCGCCCTTGTCGACAACATCTCCCTGATCTACAACAAGACCGTCTTCGACGCGGCCGGGGTCGACTACCCGACGGAGGAGTGGACCTGGGCTGAGTTCCGTGACGCCGCGAAGAAGCTGACGAATCCCGCGAACGAGACATATGGGTATGCCTACTCGGTGTCGGGTTCCGAGGAGACGACCTGGCAGTTCTGGCCGCACCTGTGGCAGAACGGCGGAGAGATTCTCTCCGAGGATCAGTCCACTGCTGCGTTCGCGAGCGAAGAGGGCGTCGAGGCGCTCGAGTTCCTTCGCCAGATGGCCGTCGATGACAAGAGCATCTACCTCGACCAGACCGACACGAAGTTCGCGCAGCTGTTCGCTGCCGACCGCATCGGCATGATGACCTCCGGTCCATGGCAGTTGTGGGACCTGGGCGTCGCCGGCACCGACTACGGCGTGACGATGCTGCCCGGCACAGACGGCGATCACCAGACCGTCTCCGGCCCCGACATCTGGGCGCTCTTCGACACGCAGGACGTCAACGAGAACTACTGGTCGGTGGAGTTGATGAAATGGCTCACCGCTTCTGAGCAGGACCTGCGCTGGAATGTCGCGTACGGCAACCTGCCTCTGCGCGCCAGTGAGATCGACACGCCTGAGTTCCAGGAACAGGTCGCGGCTCTGCCAGGACTCGACATCATGGCCCAGAACAATGAGAACGCCACCAACGCCCGCCCGACAGTGTCGGGATACGTAGGCCTTTCGGAAGCCGTCGGCAACGCGATCTCACAGGTGCTCCAGGGCCAGGGCACACCGGAGGAAGCGTTGAAAGCGGCGGCGGAGAAAGCCGACCGATCATTGTCGGGCGATTGACGCACGACCGTACGGTCTCCACCATCACGATTCATGGCCCCACATGCACGCAGGAGAACAGACATGAGCATCACCTCTGAAGAGATCGCCAGCCAGCCCGATGTATGGCGCCGAGCACTCGATCTGAGAGCGCAGGCGGCACAGGTCGTCGTCCGCAGAGGAGAGCGGATGCTGGTCATCGGATGCGGCACCTCGGCGTTCGTCGCCGAATCCTTCGCACTGCTGCGCGAACAGGCAGGGCTCGGGGAGACGGACGCCGCGTATGCGTCGGAGCCGCGCACGTGGCGCCCTTACGACGCCGTGCTGGCGATCACACGGTCGGGAACGACCACGGAGATCATTCAGGCGCTGGAAGATCTCCCGGCGGGAGTGCGGAAGATCGTGGTCACCGGCGTCGCGGATTCGCCCTGCGCCCAGCTCGCTGATGATGTGCTCGTCTTGGACTTCGCCGACGAGGAATCTGTCGTCCAGACCCGGTTCCCCACCACGTTCCTCCTTCTCGCGCGTGCCGCCTTCGGTCATGATGTGGCAGACCTGCCGGGCAGGCTGGAGGAGGCTCTCGCTGTCGAATCGACCCTGCCGACCGGCTTCGATCACATCGTCTACCTCGGGCGCGGATGGACGTACGGCCTCGCGCAGGAGGCAGCACTGAAGATTCGTGAGGCCGCGCAGGCGTGGGCTGAATCGTATCAGCTGCTCGATTACCGTCATGGTCCGCTCGCCGTCGCTCACGCCGAGTCTCTGGTCTGGTTCCTCGGTGTCGCCGATGAGAGTCTTGCCCGCGACATCGAACGCACCGGAGCG
The DNA window shown above is from Microbacterium murale and carries:
- a CDS encoding SIS domain-containing protein, with the protein product MSITSEEIASQPDVWRRALDLRAQAAQVVVRRGERMLVIGCGTSAFVAESFALLREQAGLGETDAAYASEPRTWRPYDAVLAITRSGTTTEIIQALEDLPAGVRKIVVTGVADSPCAQLADDVLVLDFADEESVVQTRFPTTFLLLARAAFGHDVADLPGRLEEALAVESTLPTGFDHIVYLGRGWTYGLAQEAALKIREAAQAWAESYQLLDYRHGPLAVAHAESLVWFLGVADESLARDIERTGATVVQGTDDGLIELVLAQRLAVTVAENRGLNPDQPRHLTRSIVLS
- a CDS encoding extracellular solute-binding protein — translated: MTHRSSMVRTAIAITAIGALFSLAGCSGSQGATELDPEADVTITWWTGQSDEAQKLLEGMAGEFEELHPNVTIDISPGASSTEELLQKLSAGFAGSSYPNISYAFGAWASELESSQRTLDITEQVADPEVAWDEFSEAARATVQPTGEAIIGFPALVDNISLIYNKTVFDAAGVDYPTEEWTWAEFRDAAKKLTNPANETYGYAYSVSGSEETTWQFWPHLWQNGGEILSEDQSTAAFASEEGVEALEFLRQMAVDDKSIYLDQTDTKFAQLFAADRIGMMTSGPWQLWDLGVAGTDYGVTMLPGTDGDHQTVSGPDIWALFDTQDVNENYWSVELMKWLTASEQDLRWNVAYGNLPLRASEIDTPEFQEQVAALPGLDIMAQNNENATNARPTVSGYVGLSEAVGNAISQVLQGQGTPEEALKAAAEKADRSLSGD